A DNA window from Clostridia bacterium contains the following coding sequences:
- a CDS encoding AAA family ATPase, protein MDSKNLAMLILAGTPAIVPMVRIRVHDSFLQRIVVRHEFSGLRSEEAGPYIEAMLKLAGATGPIFTPDAITAIYELAGGAPRL, encoded by the coding sequence ATGGACTCCAAGAACCTCGCCATGCTCATCCTTGCCGGCACTCCTGCGATTGTGCCAATGGTCAGGATCCGAGTCCACGACTCCTTCCTTCAGAGGATCGTGGTGCGCCATGAGTTCTCAGGCCTGCGCTCGGAGGAGGCCGGGCCGTACATCGAAGCAATGCTAAAGCTGGCCGGAGCAACAGGTCCAATCTTCACTCCAGATGCGATCACAGCCATCTACGAACTAGCCGGCGGCGCTCCACGGCT
- a CDS encoding cob(I)yrinic acid a,c-diamide adenosyltransferase, giving the protein MERKEEGRMDRGYVHVYTGDGKGKTTAAFGLAVRAACYGKKVYIGQFVKDMKYNETKVEAYLPNIKIEQLGVGCFIDRAPTSVDKEAAQTALRSCAQLLKSGAYDLIILDEINIAIHFKLVTVEEVIEAIDGRADGVDVLLTGRHAPDELIARADLATEMKEVKHYYSQGILSRPGIDC; this is encoded by the coding sequence ATTGAAAGAAAGGAGGAGGGCCGAATGGACAGAGGCTATGTCCATGTCTACACGGGAGACGGAAAGGGCAAGACAACGGCAGCGTTCGGCCTGGCTGTGAGGGCCGCCTGCTATGGCAAGAAGGTCTACATCGGTCAGTTCGTGAAGGACATGAAGTACAATGAGACAAAGGTAGAAGCCTATCTCCCCAACATCAAGATTGAGCAGTTGGGGGTCGGTTGCTTCATAGACAGAGCCCCTACCTCGGTTGACAAGGAGGCTGCCCAGACCGCTCTGCGTTCCTGCGCCCAACTGCTGAAGAGCGGCGCATATGATCTGATTATCCTGGATGAGATCAACATCGCCATCCACTTTAAGCTAGTTACTGTTGAAGAGGTGATAGAGGCCATAGATGGTCGCGCCGATGGGGTGGACGTCCTGCTGACGGGAAGACACGCACCGGATGAACTGATCGCAAGAGCGGATTTGGCTACAGAGATGAAGGAAGTGAAGCACTACTACAGCCAGGGGATACTGTCGAGACCCGGCATAGATTGCTAG
- a CDS encoding pyrimidine dimer DNA glycosylase/endonuclease V — MRMWNVDPRLMCRKHLLGEHAEMHMFAGTLAKGVGIQGYLDRGLVEVDRIRIRHDELAEEMVRRGYKHSSGLRDDCPSFRAGRVSVEENLQELARRCPQCATAIRAGGLAGRASSAGHDAGG; from the coding sequence ATGAGGATGTGGAATGTAGATCCCAGGCTGATGTGTAGAAAGCACCTGCTCGGCGAGCATGCTGAGATGCACATGTTTGCAGGGACGCTGGCCAAGGGAGTCGGCATTCAGGGTTATCTCGACCGTGGTCTGGTCGAGGTGGACCGGATTCGCATTCGCCATGACGAGCTAGCAGAGGAGATGGTGAGGAGGGGCTACAAGCATAGCTCTGGGCTGCGCGATGACTGCCCGTCTTTCCGTGCAGGCCGCGTGAGTGTTGAGGAGAACCTTCAGGAACTGGCCAGACGTTGCCCGCAGTGTGCGACTGCCATTCGGGCCGGCGGCTTGGCGGGCCGGGCGAGCTCGGCAGGCCACGATGCCGGCGGCTAG